The Pyrenophora tritici-repentis strain M4 chromosome 3, whole genome shotgun sequence genome has a window encoding:
- a CDS encoding PnbA, Carboxylesterase type B, producing MKISTVLAFLPLVFAAPASHEKRANPVVVAPLPQATVTGTNLLNVESFKGIPYAQPPVNQLRLKPPQPLTSPLGKVDGTGIPKACPQFFFSIDQANIPTNVLGTILNLPLFQTVTNAGEDCLTINVQRPAGTKADAKLPVLFWIFGGGFELGSTAMYDGTSLVAESVAQGKPIIFVAVNYRVGGFGFMPGKEVLADGSANLGLLDQRLGLQWVADNIAAFGGDPSKVTIWGESAGAISVMDQMMLYDGDNTYKGKPLFRAGIMNSGSVVPADPVDCPKGQAIYDRVVEAAGCSGASDTLVCLRTVPYTKFLNAANTVPGLLSYFTVNLSYLPRPDGKILTASPDALAKAGKFAKVPFIVGNQEDEGTLFGLFTANLTTTSEVNSYLSTVFFNNASPAQVSTLVNSYQTVTEDGSPFRTGIFNSWYPQFKRISAILGDVTFTLTRRIFLNVATQAHPDVPSWSYLATYNYGTPILGTFHASDILQVFFGVLPNNAARTIRGYYFSFVYNMDPNVGSGLMNWPKWSEGKKLVNFGANSNSYLDDDFRSDTYDFLSNNVASLRV from the exons ATGAAGATCTCAACAGTTCTCGCATTTCTTCCCTTGGTCTTTGCAGCCCCGGCATCTCACGAGAAGCGCGCAAACCCCGTCGTTGTCGCTCCTCTACCTCAGGCCACTGTCACCGGAACGAACCTCTTGAATGTCGAATCGTTCAAGGGCATCCCGTATGCCCAACCCCCAGTGAACCAGCTGAGACTCAAACCACCGCAACCTCTAACATCCCCACTCGGAAAGGTGGACGGTACCGGAATTCCCAAAGCGTGTCCGCAGTTCTTCTTCAGCATTGACCAAGCCAACATTCCGACCAATGTACTTGGAACTATACTCAACCTTCCTCTCTTCCAGACAGTCACCAATGCTGGGGAAGACTGTCTTACCATCAATGTACAACGTCCCGCTGGAACCAAAGCCGATGCCAAGCTTCCGGTTCTTTTCTGGATCTTTGGCGGTGGTTTTGAACTCGGCTCAACTGCCATGTACGACGGAACCAGTCTAGTTGCCGAATCAGTCGCCCAAGGAAAGCCTATCATTTTCGTAGCTGTCAACTACCGCGTCGGAGGGTTCGGATTTATGCCCGGAAAGGAAGTACTGGCGGACGGTTCTGCCAATCTGGGACTTCTTGACCAAAGGCTGGGCTTGCAATGGGTTGCAGACAACATTGCTGCATTTGGAGGCGATCCATCCAAAGTCACTATCTGGGGTGAGAGTGCCGGTGCTATCTCTGTCATGGACCAGATGATGTTGTACGATGGCGACAACACCTACAAAGGAAAGCCATTGTTCCGAGCTGGAATCATGAACTCGGGTAGCGTCGTCCCAGCTGATCCTGTGGACTGCCCCAAGGGCCAAGCTATCTACGATAGG GTTGTTGAGGCAGCTGGCTGCTCCGGTGCCTCTGACACTCTAGTCTGTCTCCGAACTGTCCCCTACACCAAATTCCTCAATGCTGCAAACACAGTCCCGGGACTTCTGTCTTACTTCACAGTCAATCTATCCTACTTGCCGCGTCCTGATGGCAAAATCCTCACCGCATCACCTGACGCACTAGCCAAGGCCGGAAAATTCGCCAAGGTCCCCTTCATCGTCGGTAACCAAGAAGACGAAGGCACCCTCTTCGGTCTCTTCACCGCAAACCTCACTACTACCAGCGAAGTCAATTCATATCTCTCGACAGTCTTCTTCAACAATGCCTCGCCGGCTCAAGTGAGCACACTCGTCAATAGCTACCAGACCGTCACCGAAGACGGCTCGCCTTTCCGCACTGGTATCTTCAATAGCTGGTACCCACAGTTCAAGCGCATATCGGCCATTCTCGGTGACGTCACGTTCACCCTGACTCGTCGTATCTTCCTCAACGTCGCAACCCAGGCCCATCCTGATGTCCCCTCATGGTCCTATCTCGCTACGTACAACTACGGCACTCCTATCCTTGGCACCTTCCATGCTTCGGATATATTGCAAGTATTCTTTGGTGTTCTGCCGAACAATGCCGCAAGGACGATCAGAGGATATTATTTCTCGTTCGTCTACAACATGGATCCGAATGTGGGCAGTGGGCTGATGAACTGGCCGAAGTGGAGTGAAGGCAAGAAATTGGTCAATTTTGGGGCCAACTCGAACAGTTATCTGGATGATGACTTCAGATCAGATACTTATGACTTCTTAAGCAATAATGTGGCAAGTCTGAGGGTTTAA
- a CDS encoding HepA, Superfamily II DNA-RNA helicase, SNF2 family — MVQSNVVSKIDAAISGSSVATTFTSIIQQINELRLVCNLGTHRRARNSILPTSTIWDKRTAQKALTTLATTEKVVCTRCTLDLDATSTVNYSLGSELSSPNSTVCLFSCLKAICSSCLDPYWNERCGCLPSCPSARVPYNPGITYSGASSPSGPACEINDEPLPTKIKALVSDLLKQPKGTKSIVFSFWTSTLDLVQKGLSGSFITYTRFDGTTSQSNRSTALKDFRQDPSISVILMTISCSAVGLDITAASRAYILEPQWNPTVEEQALARVHRMGQTKPVTTIRFVMENTFEERVVETQERKRRLAELLLSSEEQVAEHGVEKLKYFRSLLR, encoded by the exons ATGGTTCAGAGCAACGTTGTATCAAAGATCGATGCGGCCATCAGTGGCTCCAGTGTCGCGACTACTTTTACCAGTATCATTCAACAGATCAACGAGCTGCGATTAGTGTGTAATTTGGGTACCCATCGAAGAGCCAGGAACAGTATACTGCCGACTTCGACCATCTGGGACAAGAGAACAGCTCAAAAGGCACTCACCACTCTCGCCACAACTGAAAAAGTCGTATGCACCAGATGCACCCTTGACCTGGACGCAACTTCCACGGTCAACTACAGCTTGGGATCTGAACTGTCGTCGCCCAACTCCACTGTTTGCCTGTTCTCTTGCTTGAAAGCAATCTGCAGTAGCTGTCTGGATCCGTACTGGAATGAACGATGCGGTTGTTTACCTTCATGCCCGAGTGCCCGAGTCCCCTACAACCCAGGCATCACGTACTCAGGTGCCTCCTCGCCTTCTGGACCAGCATGTGAAATCAATGACGAGCCGCTACCAACAAAGATCAAGGCTTTGGTCTCGGACTTGCTAAAGCAGCCAAAGGGTACTAAGAG CATTGTCTTCTCCTTCTGGACCTCAACTCTAGATCTAGTACAAAAAGGCCTTTCGGGATCTTTCATCACATACACCCGCTTCGACGGAACCACTTCCCAATCCAACCGTTCAACCGCCCTCAAAGACTTCCGACAGGACCCTAGTATCTCGGTCATTCTAATGACCATCTCTTGCTCCGCGGTCGG CCTTGACATCACGGCCGCCTCACGAGCCTACATCCTAGAACCACAGTGGAACCCCACTGTTGAAGAACAAGCCCTAGCCCGTGTACACCGCATGGGCCAAACGAAGCCAGTAACCACCATCCGCTTCGTCATGGAGAACACGTTTGAAGAG CGTGTTGTCGAGACGCAAGAGCGGAAGCGGAGGTTAGCTGAGTTGCTACTGTCATCGGAAGAGCAGGTGGCGGAGCATGGGGTTGAGAAGTTGAAG TATTTTCGCTCGCTGCTGAGGTGA
- a CDS encoding DUF1421 multi-domain protein, whose product MVNGLPSGGQQTDMNHLWAVVQQLSQLLEENKAQTRGIVEGVAAIQGRAALEEGGEVGGAGTRGGGPVMSQVNGEINAATQAHLQSQLSAAQATVASLTSTNSSLSALLTDYESALTLLLDKLRPYAYSQTNAILALHKHYQTLLDQERSTSMSLRLEHAEWQAGLSRVAENARNALRMQGEVEAGLRGTCKELAEENRVLRRMVGWEEREQSDDEEEMAKIG is encoded by the exons ATGGTCAATGGATTGCCCAGCGGTGGGCAGCAGACGGATATGAATCATCTGTGGGCTGTGGTGCAGCAGTTGAGTCAGCTGCTTGAGGAGAATAAGGCACAGACGAGGGGGATTGTGGAGGGTGTTGCGGCGATTCAGGGGAGGGCTGCGCTGGAGGAGGGGGGTGAGGTTGGTGGGGCTGGTACAAGAGGGGGTGGTCCGGTCATGAGCCAGGTCAATGGGGAAATCAATG CGGCGACACAAGCACATCTTCAATCGCAACTCTCCGCCGCCCAAGCTACAGTCGCTTCCCTCACCTCTACCAATTCATCCCTCTCCGCCCTCCTAACAGACTACGAATCTGCCCTCACTCTGCTCCTCGATAAACTACGGCCATACGCTTATTCGCAAACAAACGCCATACTCGCTCTCCACAAACACTACCAGACCCTTCTCGACCAAGAGCGCTCCACGTCCATGTCGCTAAGGCTAGAGCATGCGGAGTGGCAGGCGGGCCTAAGCCGTGTAGCGGAGAATGCAAGAAACGCGCTGAGAATGCAGGGCGAGGTCGAAGCAGGTCTTCGAGGGACATGTAAGGAGTTGGCGGAGGAAAACAGGGTGCTCAGACGGATGGTGGGCTGggaagagagagagcaaagcgacgacgaagaagagaTGGCGAAGATCGGTTGA
- a CDS encoding DUF1325 domain containing protein — protein MAARSRPRGQLKEEFDEERVIWNSIKSDGRRVDQLMKESETIQEKILTLTEQQSARIRRGEEPSGRIDDELEDHLRENIRLLNEAQTLLQPVEGGNDVHTQMTLLAALRMSEEVPPSASRATSVGHGKSGRDRQGKRKLTDSIDERDSVAADSPGGPSPKVIISSQKDRLVAKSGGSRAGSVPVAREGSVKMEDDKDDSGKEVRPRLSPQTEVLYRNNAKNRSSTSSMPFEGEGILCRVTSVIGEGKQRRYEIIDADPDPPSPSVPYRASVNHLIPIPPPSGNATLPDLNKGKNVLALYPGTTTFYKAEVVAVWRQSDGRVKKEDGGKEGETVENLVRLRFEGEDEADREMSVERRYVLPDR, from the exons ATGGCTGCCCGCAGCAGGCCCCGTGGTCAATTGAAGGAGGAATTCGATGAAGAAAGAGTCATCTGGAACTCGATCAAGTCCGACGGACGCCGAGTTGACCAACTCATG AAAGAATCGGAAACGATACAAGAGAAGATCCTCACCCTTACGGAGCAGCAGAGTGCTCGCATAC GCCGTGGCGAGGAACCCTCAGGTCGTATCGACGACGAGCTTGAAGATCATCTACGCGAAAACATCCGCCTTTTGAATGAAGCCCAAACCTTACTCCAACCCGTGGAAGGCGGTAATGACGTCCACACTCAAATGACGCTCTTGGCTGCTCTGCGTATGTCGGAAGAAGTCCCACCATCAGCATCACGTGCCACGAGCGTTGGCCATGGAAAGTCTGGACGCGATCGCCAGGGCAAGCGAAAGCTGACCGATAGCATCGACGAGCGCGACAGTGTGGCTGCCGACAGCCCCGGAGGACCCAGCCCAAAGGTCATCATCAGCAGCCAGAAAGACCGACTAGTAGCCAAGTCTGGCGGTAGCAGGGCAGGATCGGTACCTGTTGCGAGAGAGGGTAGTGTAAAGATGGAGGACGACAAGGACGACTCGGGCAAGG AAGTCCGACCCAGACTGTCCCCCCAAACAGAAGTCCTCTACCGCAACAACGCCAAAAATAGATCCTCGACATCCTCTATGCCCTTCGAGGGCGAAGGCATCCTCTGTCGCGTAACCTCTGTCATCGGTGAAGGAAAACAACGCCGCTACGAAATCATAGACGCTGATCCTGATCCACCATCGCCATCTGTCCCCTACCGCGCTTCCGTCAACCACCTGATCCCCATCCCGCCCCCAAGCGGCAACGCTACACTACCAGACCTTAACAAGGGTAAGAACGTGCTTGCTCTCTATCCCGGTACCACCACCTTCTACAAAGCAGAAGTCGTGGCTGTGTGGAGACAGAGCGATGGAAGGGTCAAGAAGGAAGATGGAGGCAAGGAGGGAGAGACGGTGGAGAACCTAGTCCGATTGAGGTTCGAAGGCGAGGACGAGGCGGATCGCGAGATGAGTGTTGAGAGGAGGTACGTTTTGCCTGATCGGTGA
- a CDS encoding ManA, Phosphomannose isomerase gives MRNPLIRLECGVNSYDWGKVGKDSAAAKFHAATASEFSIEEEKPYAELWMGTHPSLPSKELETQRSLLEIVQENQALLSTEIAERYENKLPFLFKVLSINKALSIQAHPNKKLAEQLHASDPKNYPDDNHKPEMTIAVTPFDGLCGFRPLAEIAHFLKTVPSLRKLVGEEEAKNFEDAISGKETSDKEEDMQSNKKALQSAFTKLMNTDKDALASASEELIEAAKSEGDKFADGGPPSNSGKELSDLVIRLNSQFPGDIGLFVQFFLNYVKLEVGEAMFLKADDIHAYLSGDIIECMASSDNVVRAGFTPKFKDVDNLTKMLTYSYAPISEQKMEPKDYSHVRLNAPAYSSNSSNMLYNPPIPEFAVVRTALNRTGAKATFDPIDGPSIILCTKGHGTISVGPKEEELKEGYVYFVGATAEVVIKSDVDVDDAEGAEGLVTFKAFCEIEDGKNKL, from the exons ATGCGAAACCCACTTATCAGGTTAGAATGCG GTGTGAATAGCTACGACTGGG GGAAAGTCGGTAAAGACTCTGCGGCCGCCAAGTTCCATGCTGCAACGGCTTCCGAATTCTCAATCGAAGAAGAGAAGCCGTATGCCGAG CTATGGATGGGCACCCACCCGTCGCTTCCCTCAAAAGAGCTCGAGACGCAACGATCGCTTTTAGAAATTGTCCAAGAGAACCAGGCGCTACTATCTACTGAAATTGCAGAGCGCTATGAAAATAAGCTGCCATTCTTGTTCAAGGTCCTGTCCATCAACAAGGCCTTGAGCATTCAAGCGCATCCGAACAAGAAGCTTGCCGAACAACTACACGCAAGCGACCCCAAGAACTACCCTG ATGACAACCACAAGCCCGAAATGACCATCGCGGTTACTCCCTTCGACGGTTTGTGCGGTTTCCGTCCCCTCGCTGAAATTGCCCACTTCCTCAAGACGGTCCCGTCCCTACGCAAGCTAGTCGGCGAAGAAGAGGCCAAGAACTTCGAGGATGCTATCAGCGGTAAAGAAACTTCAGACAAGGAAGAGGACATGCAGTCGAACAAGAAGGCCCTCCAGTCCGCTTTTACAAAACTCATGAACACGGACAAGGATGCGCTTGCCTCCGCCAGCGAAGAGCTTATCGAGGCAGCAAAGTCCGAGGGCGACAAATTCGCAGATGGTGGTCCACCTTCCAACTCCGGCAAGGAGCTTTCTGACCTCGTGATTCGTCTCAACTCCCAATTTCCCGGCGACATCGGCCTATTTGTTCAGTTCTTTCTCAACTATGTGAAGCTTGAAGTCGGTGAAGCCATGTTCCTCAAGGCCGATGACATCCATGCGTACCTATCAGGCGACATTATCGAATGCATGGCTAGCTCCGACAACGTGGTGCGCGCGGGTTTCACTCCCAAGTTCAAGGATGTAGACAATCTGACAAAGATGTTGACATACAGCTATGCGCCAATTAGCGAGCAGAAGATGGAACCAAAGGACTACTCTCACGTTAGATTGAACGCGCCGGCGTACAGCTCAAACTCGAGCAATATGCTGTACAATCCACCGATTCCTGAGTTTGCCGTTGTCAGGACAGCGCTGAACAGGACCGGTGCCAAGGCGACGTTCGACCCCATTGATGGACCCAGCATCATTCTCTGTACCAAGGGTCACGGAACCATTAGCGTGGGACCAAAGGAGGAGGAGCTCAAGGAGGGTTACGTCTACTTTGTTGGTGCAACAGCTGAGGTTGTCATCAAGAGCGACGTCGATGTAGATGATGCCGAGGGTGCAGAAGGCCTGGTGACGTTCAAGGCATTCTGTGAGATTGAGGACGGCAAGAACAAACTTTGA
- a CDS encoding glycosyl transferase family protein, giving the protein MTTATEKPSAGPVVQSKRVWTTLITNTAYLTGLLTLDYSLKKHGTKYPFIALYTDSFPAEGHKALDERGIPKQHVKYLLPVASKDFSNDPRFYDCWSKLTPFSLEEYDRVVQLDSDMVVLKNMDELMDLELDAPEMGGKGDRVFAASHACVCNPLKRAHYPKDWVPENCAFTTQHSDPETAQHTGAPAAAGLRMPNGGLQVVNPSMATYNLILEQLSKETSGDYDFADQSLLGDLFNGRWVALPYIYNALKTLRSKGVHDAIWKDDQVKNVHYILSPKPWEEEEGKSSSEIHEWWWAVDAERRKKEKSNGIDDGF; this is encoded by the exons ATGACGACCGCAACCGAGAAACCTAGCGCGGGACCTGTGGTTCAGTCCAAGAGAG TCTGGACAACTCTAATCACAAACACGGCCTACCTAACTGGCCTCCTTACGCTCGACTATTCGCTCAAAAAGCACGGCACGAAATACCCCTTCATCGCCCTCTACACCGACAGCTTCCCCGCCGAAGGCCACAAGGCCCTCGACGAGCGCGGCATCCCCAAGCAACATGTCAAGTACCTGCTGCCCGTGGCGTCCAAGGACTTTTCAAACGACCCCCGCTTCTACGACTGCTGGAGCAAGTTGACGCCCTTTTCGCTGGAGGAGTACGATCGCGTCGTGCAGCTCGATAGCGACATGGTTGTGTTGAAGAATATGGACGAGCTGATGGATTTGGAGTTGGATGCACCGGAGATGGGGGGCAAGGGGGATAGGGTGTTTGCGGCGAGTCATGCTTGTGTTTGTAATCCATTGAAGAGGGCTCATTACCCCAAGGACTG GGTCCCTGAGAACTGCGCGTTCACGACGCAACACAGTGACCCGGAGACTGCTCAACACACCGGCGCGCCTGCTGCCGCTGGTCTTCGCATGCCCAATGGTGGACTCCAGGTCGTGAACCCCTCAATGGCCACCTACAACCTCATCCTTGAACAACTATCCAAGGAGACATCTGGGGATTATGACTTTGCCGACCAGTCGCTCCTTGGAGACCTGTTTAACGGGCGTTGGGTTGCTTTACCCTACATCTACAATGCGTTGAAGACGCTGAGGTCCAAGGGTGTCCATGATGCCATCTGGAAGGATGATCAGGTCAAGAATGTGCATTACATTCTGAGCCCCAAGCCCTgggaggaagaggagggcAAGTCCAGTTCGGAAATTCATGAGTGGTGGTGGGCTGTTGATGCCGAAAGGCGCAAGAAGGAAAAGAGCAATGGAATTGATGATGGGTTTTGA
- a CDS encoding mitochondrial carnitine-acylcarnitine carrier protein: MATTALRHAGEALQHSGDSKPAATALIATSDEPQKSPKHYRGFVGGVFSGIAKLSVGHPFDTIKVRLQTTEMSHFRGPVDCLMQTLRKEGFAGLYKGATPPLVGWMFMDSVMLGSLSVYRRVLNDRVFNPPSYLRPDEQQRKLPVYGHALAGTMAGWTVSFVAAPVEHIKARLQVQYAADKSARLYSGPIDCLKKIYTGHGMRGVYHGLSATLLFRTFFCFWWGSYDLFTRQLEKHTELSAPAVNFWAGGLSAQVFWLTSYPCDVIKQRIMTDPLANRRFPAWKDAARTVYRESGWKGYWRGFVPCFLRAFPANAMALVAFEGVMRSLPE; the protein is encoded by the exons ATGGCTACTACAGCGCTACGACATGCTGGTGAGGCCCTGCAGCACAGCGGCGACTCGAAGCCTGCTGCTACGGCGCTGATAGCGACGTCTGATGAGCCACAGAAGTCACCGAAGCATTATCGCGGCTTCGTTGGTGGTGTCTTCAGTGGCATTGCGAAACTATCAG TTGGTCATCCATTCGACACGATAAAAGTGCGCCTACAAACGACGGAGATGTCGCATTTCCGCGGCCCCGTGGACTGTCTCATGCAAACGCTGAGGAAAGAAGGGTTCGCGGGGCTGTACAAGGGTGCCACGCCGCCGCTGGTAGGATGGATGTTCATGGACTCGGT GATGCTAGGCTCCTTAAGCGTATACCGCCGCGTCCTCAACGACCGTGTCTTCAACCCCCCCTCGTACCTTCGACCCGATGAACAACAGCGCAAACTCCCCGTATATGGCCACGCTCTTGCAGGCACAATGGCGGGGTGGACTGTATCGTTTGTTGCAGCGCCCGTCGAGCATATCAAGGCACGATTGCAGGTACAATACGCCGCGGATAAGAGTGCACGACTATACTCCGGGCCCATAGACTGTCTAAAAAAGATATACACGGGCCATGGTATGAGAGGCGTCTACCACGGCCTCAGCGCAACTCTCCTCTTCCGGACATTCTTCTGCTTCTGGTGGGGCTCTTATGACCTCTTCACTCGGCAGCTAGAAAAACACACGGAGCTGTCTGCACCCGCAGTCAACTTCTGGGCCGGCGGTCTCTCGGCACAGGTCTTCTGGCTGACGAGTTACCCCTGCGATGTCATAAAGCAGCGCATCATGACAGATCCCCTGGCCAATAGGAGGTTTCCAGCCTGGAAAGATGCGGCGCGGACAGTTTATAGGGAGAGTGGGTGGAAGGGATATTGGCGTGGCTTTGTGCCGTGCTTCCTGCGAGCGTTCCCCGCAAACGCAATGGCTCTCGTGGCTTTTGAAGGCGTGATGAGAAGCTTGCCCGAGTGA
- a CDS encoding GTPase SAR1 and related small G protein yields MMAKVFGSKEMRLLMLGLDAAGKTTILYKLKLDQDVTTIPTVGFNVETVTYKNTKFNVWDVGGQDKIRPLWRHYFSGTQGLIFVVDSNDRDRVDEARQELMRIIQDREMKDALLLVFANKQDLQGAMSPKEVSDRLQLDKIAKDHVWKVEPSCATTGEGIFEGLAWLSNNVKLPPGAK; encoded by the exons ATGATGGCCAAGGTCTTCGGATCCAAGGAGATGCGCCTGCTGATGTTGGGTCTCGACGCCGCAGGAAAGACCA CCATCCTCTACAAGCTCAAGCTCGACCAAGACGTCACCACCATCCCGACCGTCGGCTTCAACGTCGAGACCGTCACATACAAGAACACCAAATTCAACGTCTGGGACGTGGGCGGTCAGGACAAGATTCGTCCTCTGTGGAGACACTACTTCTCTG GTACCCAGGGActcatcttcgtcgtcgACTCCAACGACCGCGACCGCGTCGACGAGGCCAGGCAGGAATTGATGCGCATCATCCAGGACCGAGAAATGAAGGATGCGCTATTGTTGGTTTTCGCAAACAAGCAGGATCTTCAAGGTG CCATGTCACCAAAGGAAGTCTCGGATCGCCTCCAATTAGACAAGATTGCCAAAGACCACGTCTGGAAAGTGGAACCCAGCTGTGCGACAACGGGAGAAGGCATCTTTGAGGGTCTG GCATGGCTCTCCAACAACGTCAAGCTACCCCCAGGCGCCAAATAA
- a CDS encoding Piwi domain containing protein: protein MKKTDRWFDDMMRNVMMKLNLKLGGINHVVDAVQTRLKSHTVVLGADLVHPSGNLPGVPSIASIVGSVDNHAGKCLGSMRLQGIDTTDRELSKNQLY, encoded by the coding sequence ATGAAAAAGACCGACCGTTGGTTTGACGATATGATGAGAAATGTCATGATGAAGCTGAACCTCAAACTTGGCGGTATTAACCATGTCGTCGATGCGGTGCAGACTAGACTCAAGAGCCACACTGTGGTTCTCGGTGCTGACCTTGTTCATCCATCCGGTAATCTCCCTGGTGTGCCTTCTATTGCCTCAATCGTGGGCTCGGTCGACAACCATGCTGGCAAATGCCTGGGTTCCATGCGTCTACAGGGTATTGACACTACAGATCGCGAGCTAAGTAAAAACCAACTTTACTGA
- a CDS encoding Piwi domain containing protein — MVSESVIEMVTERLHAWADFHKGQLPANIIYYRDGVSAGHYAKVKKDELTAIRTAYTAVRKTKGLKPQGLNLTAVIVTKRHHTRFYPTSDGETDKIGKDFYLQSHSGIKGTARPTHYFVLENKVPGLTLEALRDLTHDLAYSYVRSMTPVSYVPPTYYADRLCERGRLYVRRFLVGDDLNFRMEVDAARDKLRAQLKVKRKDEFGDDKDGMIGKEQIRKRMDEDTVNKDVKN, encoded by the exons ATGGTCTCCGAATCAGTCATCGAGATGGTCACCGAGCGCCTCCACGCCTGGGCTGACTTTCACAAGGGACAACTGCCGGCTAATATCATCTACTACCGCGACGGCGTGTCGGCTGGTCACTACGCCAAAGTAAAAAAGGACGAACTCACAGCCATCCGCACTGCGTACACCGCAGTTCGCAAAACCAAGGGCCTAAAGCCACAGGGTCTCAACCTCACCGCCGTCATCGTAACCAAGCGCCATCACACACGCTTCTACCCAACCAGCGATGGTGAAACGGATAAAATTGGTAAAG ACTTCTACTTACAATCGCACAGCGGCATCAAGGGAACAGCGCGTCCAACCCACTACTTTGTTCTTGAGAACAAAGTCCCAGGCTTGACGCTAGAAGCTCTCCGCGATTTG ACACACGACCTCGCCTACTCCTACGTCCGCTCGATGACACCCGTCTCCTACGTTCCGCCCACATACTACGCCGACCGGCTATGCGAACGCGGCCGTCTGTACGTGCGCCGGTTCCTCGTGGGTGACGACTTGAACTTCAGGATGGAGGTCGATGCCGCCAGGGATAAACTCCGGGCGCAGTTAAAAGTGAAGAGGAAGGATGAGTTTGGAGACGACAAGGACGGGATGATTGGGAAGGAGCAGATAAGGAAGAGGATGGATGAGGATACGGTCAACAAGGATGTGAAGAA TTAG